The sequence TGTTCCATTCCTTTGCATTCCATTTCACCGTAACCAGTTTTCCACCTCCTTCCTTGTCTCTGTCTCTTCACTGATCAGCAGCGTTCAGTTCTGCTAGCAGCACCGCTCCCACCTGTGGCAGACTGAGACCAGTCCCCTTCACACGCCAGAGACGGAACCCCCCACGTGGGACGCTGTGTACACACGAGTGAAGCTGTGGTGTCACCGCAGCAGATTGGTTTACCCACCCCGGCTCACTCGCAGCTGAATCTATTTGCAGGATGTTGGGTGTTGTACAAACAGAAAGTCCACAACAGGAGATGCCCGGAGGGAGTTTCTGACATTTGAAATCCAGCTGGGTGAGTTAAAGTTTGGATAGAACTGAGCCAGGCCAGTGGCAGCAAGGGCAGCAGGAAGCACTCCCACACGTGCCCCGATGAAAAGACGAGGAGGAAGGGACACGTGGGCCCTCAAATGAAGGAAACAGACCTGGACCCCTGGGCTTCAGAAAGGCCCAGGAACCAAATATCTCCTTTACCAGAGGATGGCAGAGGTGCCACAGCCCCCGAGcatccccctgccctccccctcccccccactcAGCCCCGCACCCCCCACGCACAGAGCCCTGGGGGACATTGTTTCTCACCGCCTCCTCCTGGACACAGGACCACGGACCTCAGCCCTCTGGCTGGGACCTGACCAGTCCCTTATCCACCCAGCTGCCTGCCCTTCCAGCCCGTATCTCTCCAATTTCCAGGTAAGGGAGTGGGACGGGACCtgtggtgcaggaccatgtTTCCTGGCTCTTCtcttctacccttcttaaaagCAGGAGCCaggtttccctttttccagtcagcaGGGACCTGGCCTGGCAGCTGCAACTTTCCCGCTGTGATGGAGAGCGGCTGGGCACCAGCACCAGCCAGTCCCCTCAGAGCCCCGGCGCTGTCCTCCCCATGGGTTGGGACACGTTCACTCCCACCAGGCGGCACGGGGCCCGGcgctgggctccccagttcgGGGCAGACTGGGGACTGCTGGGAGAGCCCTCCAGAGGGTGCAGAGCCGGTGGGGgcccagagcagctcctggtggggacaggctgagagccccggggctgtgcGCCTGGGGGAGAGAAGCCATCCTTATACAAATCCTACAGCccaccatagaatcatggagtctttaaggttgggaaagatcTCCgagcccaaccccaacccgtCTCACTGTGCCCAttcaccatgtccctcagtgcctcatctccGTGGCtcctgaacacccccagggacagtgacccccccacctccctgggcagcccgtgccaatGCATCCCCAGTTCTGACCACTcttccctaatatccaactgaCCCTCCCCAGCGCAACTCATGGCCGTCACCTCCTGTCCCGCCACTGAAAGCCCAAATGCCCACTGTCcgatttctgctttgttcacCACTTCAGAAGGCTGAGGTTGGGGACGTTGGGGTCCGAAATCGGACTGTGGTCCTGGACTTCAAGAGGACATCTCCAGGAACCTCCTTGGAGGTACCCCACGGGTTGGAGCATGGGAAGGCGAGCGGACCAAGGGAGGTGGCTGAGATTTAAAGCACCACTTCCTCCAGGTTTCAGATCAGTGCATCCCACAGCACAAGAAATCCCGCAGAGCAAGAAATCCCGGAGGGCAGCAGATGAGGGAAAGGTGGCAGGAGGGCTGTGTGGATGAGCAAGGGGTCGTGGACCAACACAAAGGGAAGATTTATGGAACGTGGAGAAAGGGTCAGGACACTAGGAAGGAATCCAGGAACACTGCCAGGGCgtgcaggaaggagaaaggcCAAGGCCCACGTGGAATTCAGTGCGGTGAGGGAGGTGAAGGACAAGCAGAAGGGCTTCTTGAAGCACGCCAACAGcgaaagggagagagaaaacgtggtctgctgctggaagaggcGGGTGCGCTGGTAACGGGCTGAGACGGCGGAGGTACTGAACACCATCTTCACTTCAGTCCTTATTGCTTACGCTGCCCCTCGGGAATCCCAGGCCACGGGGAAAGAGCCTGGGCCACAGAAGCTTCCCCTTGGAGAAGGTTCTCCTGgggagagaaggctgagagggatCCGATCAGCACTGACCAATATCTGGGGGCAGGAGGACGGGGTCACGCTCTGCTCGATGCCAGGACAAGTGGGGGTATGGATGGGGGGGTTCCACAGATCCCTTCAGCCCCTGTGGATCAGGGATCGTGGGCTCTGTGCCCAAGGAGATGCCAATGCGGACACGCTTTGAGCCACGATGTTTATTTGGGTCATCCAGGTGTGAGAGGCGGCCACGCAGCACAGGGGGGAACGGAGGGGGGAGGAGAGCCCCTCCACCCCTGATCTGCACAGGAGAGCACAGCCAGGTACACAGGAGCAGGGGCTGGTTCCNNNNNNNNNNNNNNNNNNNNNNNNNNNNNNNNNNNGTGATTCCAGGGGGCGTCAGGTGGGGGGGGATGCGGGCGCTCAGGGATGGGCGCAGAGCTGCTCTCACTTCTGGAGCCGCTTAATGCGGGCTTCTACTTCGGCAAAGTTGTCCTCCACTACAGCCAGGTTCTCCTTCATTGTCTTCTGGACCTGCAGGGGAGGGTGAGTGGGGCAGGCAGTGAGCGGGGGGGCAGGATGAGGACGGCCTCCATCCCAACCCCCCAACCCCTCCGCTGGGACccacctctgccagcagcacggTGTTGTCCTTGAGAGCCgcagccacctcctgctgcGTGGTGTCCAGGTGCACCAGCACCTGCACGAACCGCGAGGCTGGGGGGGTGGGAGAGCAAAGCTCAGTACTGGGGATGgcgcagcccccccccccagcacgTCTGCCCCCAGGATCCCTGGTAGCCCCTCACCCTGCTCATGCAGGTCCTGGAGGGTCAGCAGCCGCTGCACCACGTCGGGCAGGCTGCTGGCCATATGATCCCAGCGCTGCATCATCTCATAGACCTGGTGGATCTGGGCCGGGGGGGtacagcaggagcagggggggTCAGCGCTGTCTGCACAGGGGCTGCACTCCACCTCCCACGCTGGGGTTTGCAGTGGGGGCCTTCCCCGCTGCTCTCACCTTGCTCTGCGTGTCGGCGTCCTGCACGATCGCCTTGTGCTTGGCGATCTCATTCACCTTCCCCAGGACACTCTGCAGGGGGGGGCAGCAGATGGGACCCCGAACCATGCAGTGACTCCCCTTCACTGCTGGCacccagccccgtgcccccgACCTCCCCCCGCTCCCCTCACCTGCAGCCGGGCCTCCACTTGGTCAAGCACAGCTGCGTCCAGGATGTTCACCTTGGCCTGCAGGATCTGCACGGTCTCCTGGGGATGGagaatggggtgggggggcggcaggcactgccccacagccatGGGGCGAGGCAGTGACCCCAGTGCCACCCGGGCCAGCTGCACCCAGCAGTGCCCCCCAGGATGGGGGATACCGGTGGACGGCAGGACTCACCACCAGGCTGGTGCCCTTCAGCCCAACCAGCAGCGGGTTCTGCTGGGAGGAAAAGTGCATCAGTGGGGCACAAGgtcaggggagggaaagggagggggaaggacAGGAGGGGGCataaaggaggaaaggagaggggcAGGAGGGTGGCAGAAAGGGGCAGAAagagggcaggaggggagggagaagcaGGGGCAGGAGGGATTAGAGGGAACAGAagaggggcaggaggggggaaaaaggaggaggcaggaaggggggtggggcaggaggtggggtagagggagcaggaggggggcaggagaggggaaggaggggaggggtgGCAGGAGAGGGGGCAGGGCAGAAaggggggcaggaggagagacAGGAGGGGGGGGAGGAGTGGGGAAGGAGACAGGGCAGGAGgggtgcagggcaggagccATCCCCGCACCTGGCTGTCAGGCTCACAGCGCACCATGGTCTCCAGCTGCGCCAGCCGCTTCTCCAGCTCTGCGATCTGGGGGGAGGTTGGGGGGCGGGGGGTGGTGAGAATCCCACGGAGtcattggaaaagacctcccaGGTgctccagtccaaccacccactGACCCCCGGCCCCAGAAAGGCGCAGCGCAGCCCCTGGGGGTCAGACGCCTCGTTCACCTTGGCAGCCTGGGAGAACTGGTCCTGCTCCGGCCTCCAGAACAGCTCGAAGGTGAGCGTGTCGGCCGCGGGCGCGGGGGCTCTGGGGGGGCTCTTTGCCGGCACTGCCTTCTTGCACTTGgccacctccagctgctgctgcaggcgcCTGCGGGGGGAGAGCCAAGGGGGGGCTGAGCTCAGGGGGGACCCCAGCACCATCAGCTCACAGCTCCCCATCCCGCTTCCACAGCTACATCCTTCGATGGAGTGACCCCCGGTGGGGGCCAGGTGGTGTTTGGGCAGCAGAAACTGCCCGGTTGCCCTGAGCGGGGCGAGAACACAGGGCCTGAGCAACGCCCACCGTGCTCAGACATGGACAGCGTGAGCTTTTGTGAAGGGATGTGCAAGGGAAAGACTGCCAAATAAATGCAAATCTGTAATTAAAGCCACGCTTGCTAGCACAGCCCAATAGGTGTCGAAGTCAGAAATAGAGACTTCGTGAGCTTCGGGTATTTCCTGACGTGGGTTTCTCCTTCAACATGGCCTGGGTAAGtagcaagagaaggaaaagcagagagcgGGGTGAGGAAAGCGCGGCACGGGGCCAAGGAGGAACCACGGCATCAGGGAACGCGGCCCTGGGCACCCACGGCCACAAACAGAACGGCCCCGAAAGCCCCAGGTCCGGGACAGAGCTCACGGGAAAGCGATGGGCAGCGGATTGTGCGGCTGGAGCACCGAGCCCACCGGGCCAGGAGGCACCGGGGGAGAAGGGGACGCAGTGAGGAGTAGCTCCCTGAGCACGCACGTGCGATTTGCTGATTGCTCTAAGGAATGCAAACTTGCTGCTCCGCCTGATGGGAACTCACTGGAGCTGAGTGTGGCCAAGAAGCGGTGCAGGGCGCCCGgctgcctcccccccccccccccacccaaTCCACGCTCACTTGGCCAAGGCGCCCTCGGGGTCCGCGAAGTCGATGGCGGCAGTGGGgcccagcagcttctgcaggtgGCAGGAGACCAGCTGCTGCTTCAAGCCCTCCAGCTGCCGGGCCAAGGCCATGGGCGTCAGCTCCTCCTCGGCCGCCGACTCCTTCACGGCGCTCTGTGCGGGGGGACAGGTGGGGTGTCACCTCCCAGGTCCATCTGtcacccccccctccccggaCCCGGCACCGTGACACCGCTCACCTGGATCTGCTCCACGTCGCGGATCAGCTCCTGCACCTCGTGCTGCAGCCGCTGGTACCGCTGCTGGGGGGTCTCCTTGGCACCCAccccctctcccagctgcagggagagagaggaacgGGGGGGGTCACAGAAGGGCCTGGGGGGTTCAGAGAGGGCCTCAGGGGGTTACAGAGGGATCCCTAAGATCCCATGGTgaccccctccccctccccccggGCAGCCCGTGCTGACGCATCACCgctcttccagagaagaaattgttcctgaCGCCCGACCGGACCCCCCACAACGTGAGGCCGTCACCCCTCGTCCCATCGCAGTGCcctggagcagaggctgaccccccccttccaggagctgtggggagcgacgaggtctcccccgagcccCCTCAGCTGCAGACCGCCCCACCCCCACCGCCACAGGCCTGCAGCTCCGTCACAGCGCGGCCGCCCTGGGACGCACTTTGTGTGCGGGGTCCGATCCCGAGCACCGCGCTGAGCACAGACGACGTCAGCTCCCTGCGCCTCCCGGCCCACCCGGGCACGCTGCCGGCTCACAGCCAGCCGCCCGCCCAACCCCGCACCCCGCCATCCACctgtccgtccgtccatccatccgtccatctCTCAATCCGTCTGTCTGTACATCAGTCCATCCAACCGTCCATCCACCCATCCGTCTGCCCAcccgtccatccatccatctctcCATCTGTCCACCCATCCTTCCatccgtctgtccatccatccacctaTCCATCTCTCTGTCCATCCATTTGTCCTTCCACCCGTCCATATGTCCATCTGTCCATTCCTGTCTCTCCATCCGTCTGTCCGTCCCCGCTGTGCAGTCGGGTGCCAAGAGCATTGTGTGGGACCAAGTCACCAagccacagagctctgctgcaccGCTCCCCCCTGCACCACGCGGGCcacctcttttctctttcccgCCCTCCCCACGACTCCTCACGACCTCCATTGGATCTGCCCATGTCCTCCCCTGGCACTGCAGGTTCAGCTGCCGCTGGGTCCCCCCGTtgctcctccttctcttccaccaCCACCAGACCACCACGATGGCTCCGTGACAACGGAGACCTCAGCCCGCACCCTCCGCCCCCTGTGACGCACCGCTGGGTCCCACTGCCACGTCCGACCCCCCGGGCGGCCCCGAACCTCACCCGCTCCTGTGCCGGGGGGACTCTGCTCCCGCAGCCCCCACTCTGCGGTTCAGGGGAGGGATGGGTGTGTGAGGAGCCGctgcagcaagagctgcagctgaagggcTGTGGGGAGCCTCTGCTGTGCCCACACCAACCATCCCCACACCAGCCGTCCCCACGCCTCAGCCGTTGCTCATTTTGTTCACTTGGGGGTcacattttcctcattcttcccTTTCAGAGGGACAAACCCGTGGGAACCGTTCCTGCTGCCCCTATTCCCTGCAAACGTCACTCCAGCTCTTGGCTGTCCCAGCTCCATTCGAATGCTGAGGAGCTCTCCAAATTCCATCCCTACATCGCGTCCCGATTCCATCCCGACACTGGGAGCTCTCCCGACTCCATCCCTACACGAGGAGATAGCCTGACTCCATCCCTGCATTGGGTCCCAGTTCTGCCCCTACACCGAGGAGCCGTCCCGACTCCGTCCCTTCATCGTGCGGTGTTGTCCTGACTCCATCCCTACGTGGGCAGCTCTCTCGATTCCGCCCCCACACCAGGAGCTGTCCCCGTGTCCTGCTCCCGTCTCCCACCTCCCACGTGTTTTCCCCTCCCACGTTGGCCGGTCACTGCGGCTGTGCCAGGCTGCGCTGTCCTGCAGCCCCGCTGACCCCAAACCGCCCTCTTTCCACCCAGAACGTGGTTTCTCTCCAAGAGCTCCCGTGCTACAGCTCCCGTCCGCCCGACCTCCTCGCGGGGGTGCTCGGGGACAGCAGCGGTCCCACCCCAACCCATCCGACACCGCGATCCCACCGCCGACCCACCGCCTGGGGGAGGGGATCTCAATGGGGTCCCCCCGCACTGTGCACTCACGATTTCATACTCCCCGGCCTCGTAGCCGGTTGTCCTGCTCTTGCTGATGCGGTCGGAGAAATCTGGAAGAGCGGAGGAAGCGGCGTCACCCGAGCGGCCGCGCCCCGTGCCCCCGCGGGGCCGCCACTCACCCACGCCCTCGGTGCCCAGGCGCTTGTCCTTGAACTTCTCGAAGGCGGCGTTGGGGTTGATGATGAGGTGCTCCACGCTGGTGCTGGTGAGCTCCTCCTGCAAACAGGGCACTGCGTGAAGGACGTGGGGCGGGGGAGGCTCCCCTACGTGGGGAGAGACGAGCGCAGGACGGGCAGCGCTGGGGCCGAGGGCGGCACCGGGGCAGAGTGCATCCCCGTGCCCGCTGGCTGCCCCCAAAGTGAGAGCTGCACGGCGCTGGGTGCGGCGGTCGGACGCAGCGATGGCTCTGCTCAGGCAGTGAGGGCACAGTGTGAGCCCCAACCCAGCGCGGGGACAGCGGGCCCTGGCCCGGCCAGCAGGACACCCGCCG comes from Numida meleagris isolate 19003 breed g44 Domestic line unplaced genomic scaffold, NumMel1.0 unplaced_Scaffold475, whole genome shotgun sequence and encodes:
- the DCTN2 gene encoding dynactin subunit 2 (The sequence of the model RefSeq protein was modified relative to this genomic sequence to represent the inferred CDS: added 105 bases not found in genome assembly), which gives rise to MADPKYADLPGIARNEPDVYETSDLPEDDQAEFEAEELTSTSVEHLIINPNAAFEKFKDKRLGTEGVDFSDRISKSRTTGYEAGEYEILGEGVGAKETPQQRYQRLQHEVQELIRDVEQIQSAVKESAAEEELTPMALARQLEGLKQQLVSCHLQKLLGPTAAIDFADPEGALAKRLQQQLEVAKCKKAVPAKSPPRAPAPAADTLTFELFWRPEQDQFSQAAKIAELEKRLAQLETMVRCEPDSQNPLLVGLKGTSLVETVQILQAKVNILDAAVLDQVEARLQSVLGKVNEIAKHKAIVQDADTQSKIHQVYEMMQRWDHMASSLPDVVQRLLTLQDLHEQASRFVQVLVHLDTTQQEVAAALKDNTVLLAEVQKTMKENLAVVEDNFAEVEARIKRLQK